Below is a genomic region from Pseudomonas sp. JQ170C.
CACCCATCTTCCAGGGCGAGCCTGCGGCGGAAAAATTGGGGTTGATGCGAATGGCGACCGGTGCGTCACAGCCCAGCTCACCTGCCAGGGCAGATAACTTGCGCAGTTCGCTCTCAGACTCGACCACGATGGCGAACACCCCCACTTCCAGCGCCCGACGATGCTCTTCAGGCTTTTTGTAGGGGCCGAGCAGGATGATGTCCTGGGGGGCAACACCGGCTTTGAGGGCTATTTCCAGCTCTGCCAGCGAACAGACTTCGGCGTTGCCACCGTACGAGCGGATCAGTTTGACCAACGACAGGTTCGGGTTGACCTTCAACGCATAGAAGATGTCCACGCACTCGGGCAACGCATCGCGCAATTCATTGAAACTGCTGCGCAACACGGCTTCATCGTAGAGGTAGGTGGGTGTCCCGAACGTCGCTTTGGCCTGGAGTACCAGGTCCTTGGAAAGCTTCATCTTATGCTCCCTTCTGTTCTTATAGTCTGCCGCCGCAGCGGCGTCGCCCCGTTGTGTAAGCGCCTTCGCACAAACGCCGTAGCAGTTTGGCTCCATGGCAAATTGCGCATCTCTGACACGAACCATCGCTTCGCGCCTAAAACTTTGCGCGCAAAGTTTGTCGAAATTTTGCGTCCGGGGTTACGGTGATGTCAAGGTAATTCCAAGTTCCCCGGGCTGCGGCGTAAAGCCACACTTCGCCTCCCGGCGAACACAGCACAGCGTAATTTCGCCGCAGCCTGCCCATATCAGTAGGCCTTGCGCCCAATGAATACGGGGGCCTTATCTGATCCGTAGTTCTGCCAGGTTTCTGAGTCTGTTTTGCCTCGCCCCAGCTTCCTACAGTGCGCCTGGGCTCTGCCCCCACGGCAGAGCGAGCCATACAGGAACTGTGGAAAAAAGCCATGAGCACACATCAACAGGCGCAGGCCTACAACTACAAAGTGGTCAGACAATTCGTGGTCATGACGGTGTTCTGGGGCATCGTCGGCATGGCCATGGGGGTGTGGATCGCCTCGCAACTGGTCTGGCCGGAGCTGAACCTGGAACTGCCGTGGACCAGCTTCGGCCGCCTGCGCCCCCTGCACACCAGCCTTGTGATCTTCGGCTTTGCCGGTAGCGCACAATTTGCCGCCAGCTACTACGCGGTGCAGCGTACCTGCCAGGTACGCCTGTTCAGCGACAAGCTGGCCGCCTTCACCTTCTGGGGCTGGCAAGCGACTATCGTGATCATGCTGGTCAGCCTGCCGCTGGGCCTGACCACCACCAAGGAATACGCCGAGATCGAATTCACCGGTGCGGTCTGGATGGCCATTGTCTGGGTGGCCTACGGCGTGGTGTTCTTCGCCACCCTGCTGCGCCGCAAGGCCAAGCATATCTACGTCGGCAACTGGTTTTTCGGCGCCTTCATCGTGGTGATTGCCATGCTGCACGTGGTCAATCACCTGTCGATCCCGGTGAGCTGGTTCAAGTCCTACCCGGTCTACTCAGGCGCCACCGACGCCATGGTGCAGTGGTGGTACGGCCACAACGCCGTGGGCTTCTTCCTGACCACGGGCTTTCTGGGGATGATGTATTACTTCGTGCCCAAGCAGGTCGGTCGCCCGGTGTACTCCTATCGCCTGTCGATCGTGCATTTCTGGGCGCTGATCACCCTGTACATCTGGGCTGGCCCGCATCACCTGCACTACACCGCCCTGCCCGACTGGGCGCAATCGCTGGGCATGGCCATGTCGCTGATCCTCCTGGCCCCGAGCTGGGGCGGCATGATCAACGGCATGATGACCCTCTCCGGGGCCTGGCATAAGCTGCGCGACGACCCGATCCTGCGCTTTCTGGTGCTGTCGCTGGCGTTCTACGGCATGTCGACCTTTGAAGGCCCGATGATGGCGATCAAGACCGTCAACGCCCTGTCCCACTACACCGACTGGACCATCGGTCACGTTCACGCCGGGGCCCTGGGCTGGGTGGCGATGATCACCTTCGGCTCGCTGTACCACATGATCCCGAAAGTGTTCGGCCGCGAGCGCATGTACAGCACCGGCCTGATCAACGCGCACTTCTGGCTGGCGACCATCGGCACCGTGCTCTACATCGCCTCGATGTGGGTCAACGGCATCACCCAGGGCCTGATGTGGCGCGCCACCAACGACGACGGCACCCTGACCTACTCGTTCGTCGAGGCATTGGTGGCCAGCCACCCGGGCTTCCTGGTGCGCTTTGTCGGTGGCGTGTGCTTCCTCGCCGGCATGCTGCTGATGGCCTACAACACCTGGCGCACCGTGCGGGTGGCCGATGAACGCCTGGCCTTCAGCAACGCGCGCATCGCTTGAGGAGCATCGATATGAACGAGTGGCTGTATGCGCTGTACTGCCTGACCGGCGTGTTGTTCTTCTACCTGGTGACCAGCGCCTGTTTGCGTGGCCACAGCCGTGAGGTAGACGATCAGGTCAGCTTGATACCCTTTGCCGATGACCCGCTGGTGGCGCAGCGGGTGGCGCAGGCGATCGGCAAACCGGTGCCGGCAGAGAAGCCGGATGCAGCGATGAAGGCCTGATCAGGCCTGAACAGAAACGCGGCGAAAGGTACGCTTTCGCCGCGTTCATCGTTGCTGTTCAAGGCGCCTCGGCAAACGCCGACGGCGCCTCCCAGCCGCCGCCCAATGCGGCAATCAACTGCACACTCGCCACCAGGCGCCCTTGCAGCAGGTTCAGGACGCTGCGCTCGTTGCTCAGTGCCGTGGTCTGTACGTTGACCACGTCCAGGTAGGCAATCAGACCTGCCTTGTACTGGTTGTTGGTCAGGCGCAAGGACTCGCGGGCAGAGTCCAGGGCTTCGCTGCGAATCCGCGCTTCGTCTTCGTAGACCTTGAGCTGCACCAGGTAGTTTTCCACTTCCTTGAAACCATCCAGCACGGCCTGGCGGTACTGGGCCACGGTCTGGTCGTAGACGGCTTCGGTGCGATCGACTTCGGCCGACCGCTGGCCGCCATCGAACAGGGTCATGGCCAGTTGCGGGCCCACCGACCAGAACCGGTTCGGCAGGCTGATCCAGTCGTTGAAGCTGCTACTGCTGTAGCCACCGTTGAGGCTCAGGGTCAGGTCCGGGAAATAGGCGGCCTTGGCCACGCCGATGCTGGCATTGGCCGACATGACCTTGCGCTCGGCCGAGGCGATGTCAGGACGGCGCTCCAGCAATTGCGACGGCAGCGCCAGCGGCACCTGCGGCAGTGCCGGGATGTCCTGGCTGTCGGCCAGGGCAAAGTCCGCCGGCGCCTTGCCCAGCAATACCGCGATGGCATTTTCCAGCTGGGCGCGCTGCCAGACCAGGTCGACCAGATCGGCCTGGGTGGTCTTGAGCTGGGTTTGCGCCTGGGCCACCGCGTCCTTGCCGGAGACGCCGGCACGGTACTGGTTTTCAGTCATGGTCAGCGAGCGCTGGTAGGCCACGACCGTGGCTTCGAGCAGGCGTTTCTGTTCGTCCATGACCCGCAACTGCAGGTAGTTCTGCACCAGCTCCGACTGCAGGCTCAGGCGGATCGCCGCCATGTCGGCAAGGCTCGCCTGGGCGCTGGCTTCATTGGCCGCCAGGCTGTCGCGCAGCTTGCCCCAGAGGTCGGCCTCCCAGCTCACACCGAGGGTGGTGCTGTAGGTGTTGCGAATCCCGCTGCTGTTGTTGCTCAGGCTGGAGCTGGAGCTGCCGGTGCCCTGGCTGGAGCGGGTCTTGCCGGCGTTCAGGTCAAGGCTTGGAAACAGTGCGCCACGGGCACTGCGCACCAGGGCCTGGGCCTGGCGGTACTGGGCTTCGTACTGGGCGACGGTCTGGTTGCTGGCATTGAGCTCGTCAACCAGGCCATTGAGCCGGGCATCGCCATACAGCTCCCACCAGGCCCCACGCGCCAGGGCATCCGACGGATTGGCCTGGGACCAGCCGGCAGCGTGCTTGAACTGCGCCGGCGTGGGGCTTTGCGGTCGGTGGTAGTCCGGGCTCAGGGTGCAGGCGCTGAGCATGGCCAGGCACAGGCTGCAGGTCAACAAGCGTGAACCACGGGCGCCGAGCAGCTGCAGCGTGCGGTTGGAAAGGATCGGACGTCGGGTCATAGCGGGGTTTCCAAAGCAGCGTCGGTGCGCACGCCGCGCCAGTGGTTGAAACGATGGCGCAGGCGGTCCAGATAGAGGTAGACCACAGGGGTGGTGTAAAGCGTAAGGACCTGGCTGAACACCAGCCCGCCGATGATGGTCAGGCCCAGCGGCTGGCGCATCTCGGAGCCCTCGGCATGGCTGAGCAACAGCGGCAAGGCACCAAGGATCGCGGCCAGGGTGGTCATCAGGATCGGCCGCAGGCGCAGCAGGCAGGCCCGGCGGATCGACTCCTCCGGAGTCAGGTGTTCGTGACGCTCCAGCTGCAAGGCCAGGTCGATCATCATGATCGCGTTTTTCTTCACCACGCCGATGAGCAGGAACAGCCCGAGCAGCGAAATCAGGCTGAACTCGCTGCCCACCACGTACAGGGTGAGCAAGGCCCCGACGCCGGCCGAAGGCAGGGTCGAGAGAATGGTCAGGGGGTGGATGTAGCTCTCGTAGAGAATGCCGAGCACCAGGTACACCGCCAGCAAGGCACCGAGAATCATCCACGGTTGCCCTTCCTGGCTCTTGGCGAAGGCATCGCCGGTACCGCCCACCTTGGCAATCACATCCTCGGGCAGGCCGACCTTGGCCACTGCCCGCTCCACCGCGGCCAAGGCCTGGTCCTGGCTGTAGCCTTCGGCAACGTCGAAGTTGATGTTCTCGGAGGCGAACTGGCCTTCATGGCTGACCCGGTCATCGGCCAGGCTGTTCTCGTAGTGGGCAAAGGTCGACAGCGGCACCCGGGCACCCTCTGCGGTGATGACCTGGACCTGCTCCAGGGTGCGCGGGTCCTGGGCATACTTGGGGTTGACCTCCATCACCACCTGGTACTGGTTCAGGCTGTCATAGATGGTCGAGATCTGCCGCTGGCTGTAGGCGTTGTTGAGCACCGAGGTCACCATGCTCATGTCGATGCCCAGGCGCTTGGCCTGTTCGCGGTCGACCACCAGGGTGATCTGTTCGGTGCCGCCACCTTCGCGGGCATCGATGGCGGTCAGCTCAGGCAGCGCCTTGAAGGCTGCGACCACCTTCGGGTACCACTCGCGCAAGGCCGACAGCTCGCTGCTTTGCAGGGTATAGAGGAACTGCGAGGTGCTCTGGTCGCGACCGCCACCAAACTGCAGGTCCTGGTCGGCCATGAGGAACAATCGCCCGCCCGGCACCTTGGGCATTTCCTTGCGCAGCCGCTCGATGATCTTCTGCGCCGAGTCCTTGCGCTCGCTGATCGGCTTGAGGCGCACCAGGATCATGGCGTTATTGGTGCCGCTGTTGCCGCCGATAAAGCCGGCCACACTCTGCACGGCCGGGTCCTTGAGCAAGGCGCGGCGGTAGATTTCCATCTTCGGCTGCATCACCTGGAACGACAGGCCATCGTCGCCGCGCACAAAGCCCATCAACTGCCCGGTGTCCTGCTGCGGCAGGAAGGTCTTGGGCACCACCACATACAGGGCGATGTTGACGGCGATGGTCACCAGCAGGCTGAGCAACGTCAGGCGCCGGTGGCGCAAGACCCAGTCCAGCGTGCGTGCGTAGCCTGCCATCATGCGCTGATTGAGCTGCTCGCTCCAACGCTGCAAGCGGGTCTGCTCGCCTTCGGGGTGAGCCTTCAGCCAGCGGGCGCAGAGCATCGGCGTCAAGGTCAGGGAGACCACCAGCGAGACAATGATCGCCGCCGCCAGCGTGATGGAGAACTCGCGAAACAGCGAACCGACAATGCCGCCCATGAACAGGATCGAGACGAACACCACCACCAGCGAGAGGTTCATCGACAGCAAGGTGAAGCCGACTTCCTTGGCCCCCAGGAAGGCGGCGCGCATCGGCGGCACGCCTTCGTCGATGTGCCGGGAGATGTTCTCCAGCACCACGATGGCGTCATCGACCACCAGGCCGGTGGCGAGGATCAGCGCCATCAGCGACAAATTGTTCAATGAGAAACCGCACAGGTACATGACCGCAAAGGTCCCCACCAGCGACACCGGCACCGCCAGGGTCGGGATCAGCGAGGCGCGCAGGTTGCCCAGGAACAGGAACACCACCAGCACCACCAGGACCACGGCAATGATCAGGGTGTGCTCAGCTTCCTTGAGGGTCGCGGTGATCACTGGTGAGCGATCCATGGCCACGTCCAGCTTGACGCTGGCCGGCATCAGCGATTCAAGGGCCGGCAACTGCTCCTTGATCTTGTTCACGGTCTCGATGATGTTGGCGCCGGTCTGGCGGTTGATCACCAGCAGCACCGCTTGCTGGTCATTGAAGAAGCCGCTGTTGTAGCGGTTCTCCACCGCATCGCTGACCTTGGCCACATGGCTCAGGCGCAGCACCGCGCCGTCCTGGTAGCGAATCACCAGGGGCTCGTAGTCCTTGGCTTTTTCCAGCTGGTCGTTGGCCTGTACCTGCCAATTGCGCTGGCCGTCCTCGATAAAGCCTTTGGGCCGGCGCTGGTTGGCGTTGGCGATGGTCTGGCGCACATCGTCCAGGGCCACGCCGTATTGGTTGAGCAACTGCGGCTCGAGCTCGATGCGCACCGCAGGCAAAGAACTGCCGCCGATTTGTACTTCACCAACCCCGGGCACCTGGGACAGGCTCTGGGACAGGATGGTCGAGGCCAGGTCATAGAGCTGGCCCTTCTGCAGCACGCTGGAAGTCAGCGCCAGCACCATGATGGGTGCCTGGGAAGGGTTGAATTTCTTGTAGGTGGGCATGCTGCGCATACCACTGGGCAGCAGGTTTCGCGAGGCGTTGATCGCCGCCTGCACCTCGCGGGCTGCGGCATCGACATCCCGGCCCTGGTCAAAGCCCAGGATCACCCGGGTCGAACCCTGGCTGGAGCTGCTGGTCAGCGTCGTGACCCCGGAAATCGCGCCCATGGAGCGCTCCAGCGGGGTCGCCACCGTCGAGGCCATGACCTCGGGGCTGGCGCCGGGAAGGTTGGCCTGGACCACGATCACCGGGAACTCGATCTGCGGCAGCGGCGCCACGGGCAACAGGCCGAAGCTGACGCCGCCCAGCAGCATGATCGCCAGGCTCAGCAGCATGGTCGCTACCGGCCGGCGGATGAACGGTGCGGAGAGGTTCATGGCTGGGCCTGCACCGCGGTGTCAGGCTGACGGCGCCAGCGGCGAGCCAGGCGGTCGAAGTACAGGTAAATGACCGGGGTGGTAAAGAGCGTCAGCACCTGGCTCACCAGCAACCCGCCCACCATCACCAAGCCCAGCGGTTGACGCAGCTCGGCGCCGGAGCCGGTGGCGAGCATCAACGGGATAGCGCCGAACAGCGCCGCCAGGGTGGTCATCAGGATGGGCCGGAAGCGCAACAGCGCCGCCTGGTAGATCGCCGTCTGCGGGGCCACGCCCTGGTTGCGCTCGGCCTCGAGGGCGAAGTCGATCATCATGATCGCGTTCTTCTTGACGATACCGATCAACAGAATGATGCCGATGATGGCGATCATGCCCAGGTCGTTGCCGGACAGGATCAACGCCAGCAAGGCGCCCACCGCCGCCGACGGCAGGGTCGAGAGGATGGTCACCGGGTGGATGTAGCTCTCGTAGAGCACGCCAAGCACGATGTACATGGTCACCACCGCCGCCAGGATCAACAGCAAGGTGCTCGACAGCGAGGCCTGGAAGGCTTCGGCGGCGCCCTGAAAGCGGGTCTGCACCCCGACTGGCATGCCGATCTCCTGCTGCACCTGCTCGATCACCTTGACCGCCTCACCCAGGGCCACGCCCTGGCCGAGGTTGAACGACATCATCACCGCCGGGAACTGGCCGATATGGGCGATCGCCAGCTGTGCCTGGCGCTGCTCGATGCGCGCCAGGCTCGACAGCCGTACCTGGCCGCCATCCGTGGCCTTGACGTGGATCTGCTCGAGCACTTGCGGCCCCAGCGTGGACGCCGCTTCGGCCTGCAAGACCACACGGTACTGGCTGGCCTGGGTGTAGATCGTCGAGATCTGCCGCTGGCCGAAGGCGTCGTACAGCGCGTTGGTGATATCGGCGACATTGATGCCCAGGCGGCTGGCGGCATCGCGGTCGATCACCAGGAACACCTGCAGGCCCTTGTCCTGCAGGTCGCTGGCCACGTCGGTGAGCTCCGGGCGCTGCTGCAGGGCATCGACCAGCTTGCCGCTCCACTGCGCCAGCAGCTCGGCATCGGGCGACGACAGGCTGAACTGGTACTGGGTGCGACTGACCCGGTCTTCGATGCTCAGGTCCTGCACCGGCTGCATGAACAGGCGGATGCCGATCAGCTTGTCGACTTCCGGCTGCAGGCGGGCAATCACCTGGGTCGCGGTGAGGTCACGCTCGCCATGGGGCTTGAGGTTGATCAGCAAGCGGCCGCTGTTGAGGGTGGCGTTGTCGCCATCGACACCGATGTAGGACGACAGGCTCTGCACCGCCGGGTCCTGCAGGATGATCGCGCTCAGTGCCTGCTGGCGCTGGCTCATGGCAGCGAACGACACCGACTGCGGCGCCTCGGAAATGCCCTGGATGACGCCGGTGTCCTGCACCGGGAAGAAGCCCTTGGGCACCACCAGGTACAGCAGCACGGTCAGGCCCAGGGTGGCAACCGCCACCAGCAGGGTCAGCGGTTGATGCTTGAGCACCCACTGCAGGCCGCGGCCGTAATGCTGAATCATCCAGTCGATCCAGGCGCCGCTGGCGCGGTAGAACCGGCTTTGCTCTTCAGGCTTGGGCTCGCGCTTGAGCAAGCGCGCGCACATCATCGGCGTCAGGGTCAGCGACACCACCAGGGAAATCAGGATGGCCACCGCCAGGGTGATGGCGAACTCGCGGAACAGCCGGCCGACCACATCGGCCATGAACAGCAGCGGGATCAGCACCGCGATCAGCGAGAAGGTCAACGAAATCAGGGTGAAGCCGATCTGCCGGGCGCCCTTGAGCGCCGCTTGCATCGGCGTCTCGCCCTCTTCGATATGCCGCGAGATGTTCTCCAGCATGACGATGGCGTCGTCCACCACAAAGCCGGTGGCAATGGTCAGGGCCATCAGCGTGAGGTTGTTGATCGAGAACCCGGCCAGGTGCATGACGGCGAAGGTGCCGATCAGCGACAGCGGTACCGCCACCGACGGAATGATGGTGGCGCTGAAACGGCGCAGGAACACGAACGTCACCATCACCACCAGGGCGATGGCGATCAGCAGCTCATGCTGGACGTCCTTGACCGAGGCGCGGATGGTCTGGGTACGGTCGGTGAGCACGGTGACGTCCAGGCCCGCCGGCAGGTTGTCGGTGATCGACGGCAGCATGGCCTTGATCCGGTCGACCACCTCGATAACGTTTGCGCCCGGCTGGCGCTGGATGTTCAGCAACACCGCCTGGTTCTGGTTGGCCCAGGCCGCCAGGCGCTCGTTCTCGGCGCCGTCGACGATCTCGGCAACGTCCTTCAGGCGCAGGGGCGCACCGTTGTTGTAGGCCAGGATCAGGTTGGCGTATTCCTCGGGGGACCGCAGCTGGTCATTGGCGTCGAGCATCGACACCCGGGTCGGGCCGTCGAAGTTGCCCTTGGGCTGGTTGACGTTGGAGGCACCGATCAGGGTGCGTACATCGGCGAGGTTCAGGCCCGCCGACGCCAGGGCATCAGGGTTGACCTTGATCCGCACCGCCTGGCGCTGGCCGCCGGCGATGCTGACCATGCCGACGCCGCCAATTTGCGCGATCTTCTGCGCCACCCGGGTGTCGACCAGGTCATTGAGCTTGGGCAGCGGCATGGTTTGAGAGGAAATGGCCAGGGTCAGCACCGGCGTATCGGCCGGGTTGACCTTGTTGTACACCGGCGGTGCCGGCAGGTCGGTGGGCAGCAGATTGGTGGCGGCGTTGATGGCCGCCTGCACCTGCTGCTCGGCCACGTCCATGTTCATGTCCAGGCTGAAGCGCAGGGTCAGCACCGAGGCGCCGCCGGAGCTGGTGGAAGCCATCTGGGTGAGCCCGGGCATCTGCCCGAACTGGCGCTCCAGGGGCGCGGTGACCGCACTGGTCATCACTTGGGGGCTGGCGCCCGGGTAAAGGGTCATGACCCGGATGGTGGGGTAATCGACCTGGGGCAATGCCGCCACCGGCAGCATCTTGTAGGCGATCAGGCCGGCCAGAACGATGGCCAGCATGCTCAGGGTGGTCGCCACCGGGCGCAGGATGAACAGCCGCGAGAGGTTCATGCGCCGGCCTTGCCCTGGGTGCCCGGGGTAACGGAGGCGTCTTTCTTGTCCTGGCCTTGCAGGTGCTGGCCGGGTGTCACCGGTACTTCGGAGCTGTCATTGACCACTTCGACGTCACTGCCGTCACGCAGACGGTCGGTGCCTTCGAGCACTACCCGCTCGCCCTTGGCCAGGCCTTCAACGATCACGGTGTGCTCGCCATCGCTGGCACCCAGCTTGAGTGGGCGAATGCGCACCTTGTTCTCCCCTTCCAGCACATACACGAACGAGCCGTCGGTGCCGAACTGGATCGCCGCCGAAGGGGCCAGCACCACGTCTTTGAGGGTGTCGGCCAGCAGGCGCACATTGACGAACTGGTTGGGGAACAGGGCTTCGTCCTGGTTCTCGAAATAGGCCTTGAACTTCAGGGTGCCGGTGGTGGTGTCAATCTGGTTGTCGAGGCTGCGCAGCACGCCGACCGCCTGCTGCTGTGTATCACCCCGGTCCCAGGCTTCCACCGGCAGCTTGGCGCCGCTGCGGTAGCGCGCCAGGACCGTGTTGAGTTCAGATTCGGGCAAGGTGAACGCCACGGTGATCGGCTGGGTCTGGGTAATCACCACCAGGGCGGTGGTGTCGTTGGCCGCCACCAGGTTGCCGACATCGAGCTGACGCAAGCCCAGACGGCCGGTGATCGGCGCGCGGATGCGGGTGAAATCCAGGTTCAGCTTGGCATCGCCGACCGCTGCCTGGTTGGTCTTGATCGTGCCCTGGAACTGGCCGACCAGTGCCACTTGGGTGTCGAGCGTCTGCTTGGCGATGCTGTCTTCGGCATACAGGCCTTTGTAGCGTTCCAGGTCGATCTGGGCGTTTTTCAGTTGCGCCTGGTTCTGCGCCAGGGTGCCTTCGGCCTGTTGCAGGGCGATCTGGTAGCTGCGCGGGTCGATCTCGGCGAGCAGGTCGCCGCTCTTGACCTTCTGCCCTTCCTGGAAGTTGACCTTGACCAGCTCACCGCCCACCCGGCTGCGGACATTGACGGTGTTGGTTGCCGTCACCGTGCCCAGGGCCTTGAGGTACACCGGGAAGTCGCCCACAGTCGCCGGCTCCACACGCACCGGCACCGGCCCGCCAAAGGCGCCAAAACCGGGCCGACCGCCCTTGCCCCCCGGCGCACCGGCCGCCTTGTGGGCGGCTGGCGACGGCCACAGCCACCAGCAAAGGCCGGCGACCAGCAGCAGGATCAGCAGGCCGACAAGCCAGCGACGAGAGGAACGGGAACGAGAAAGCATCGGTTGATCGACCATTGTGCGAAGAGGAATTCTTTTGAGGAGGCTGAACGATAAGCACTGCAGCGAGATAAGCAAAGCGCCTTTACCGGCAATTTACTTTGGCTTACGTAGGTAAACCGATGAAGTTTAAATAAAAACGGCCTGGACAAGTCCAGGCCGTAACAACTCTTTACAGCTTCGCGGGGCACGCCCGCTCCTACCGTAGGCGCGGACTTGCCCCGCGATAAGCCTTACTTCAGAACAGCCAGCGCTGCATCGTAGTTCGGCTCGTCAGCAATTTCGCCCACCAGCTCGGCGTGCAGCACCTTGTCGTTCTCGTCCAGCACCACCACGGCACGGGCAGTCAGGCCGGCCAGCGGGCCGTCGGCGATGGCAACGCCGTAGTTCTCGATGAACTCGCGGCCCCGCAGGGTGGACAGGTTCTGGACGTTTTCCAGGCCTTCAGCGCCGCAGAAGCGCGCCTGGGCGAATGGCAGGTCGGCCGAGATGCACAGCACCACGGTGTTATTCAGTTCGCCAGCCTTCTTGTTGAAGGTGCGGACCGAGGTCGCGCAGGTCGGGGTGTCGACGCTTGGGAAGATGTTCAGCACTTTGCGCTTGCCGGCAAGGCTTGCCAGGGTCACGTCAGCCAGGCCAGCACCAACCAGGGAAAACGCTGGAGCCTGGGCGCCGACTTTCGGCAGTTCGCCTTTGACCTGAACCGGGTTGCCTTTGAGAGTCACTTGAGCCATGAGCTGAGTCCTTATGCGGGGGTGAGTAAAGGACCAGAGTTAATCACGAAAGTGCCCAGGCACCTATGGGGGAAGGATAAATTGTTGCATTGCCAGACAATTTTTGTGGACAAACCAGCTATCCGAAAGCAGACAATCCTGCTTCCGGATAGCTGTTTGGTCATCAGCTGAGCAGCGAATACACCAGCGCGGAGATCGCCACCAGGCCGACGGCAACCACAAAGACGTTGGACATCTGCCCGCTGTATTTGCGCATGGCCGGCACTTTGCGGATGGCATACATCGGCATCAGGAACAGGATCGCCGCGATCACCGGGCCACCCAGGGTCTCGATCATGCCCAGGATGCTCGGGTTGAGGGTAGCGACGATCCAGCAGATCACCAGCATGAACGCTGCGGTCATGCGGTCCAGGGCCTTGGCGCCGGGGCGCTTGCCGGTCTTGACGATCAGGCCCTTGAGGCCTTCGCTGGCGCCGATGTAGTGGCCCAGGAACGACTTGGCAATGGCGATGAAGGCAATCAGCGGCGCGGCAAAGGCAATGGTCGGGTTGCTGAAGTGGTTGGCCAGGTACGACAGGATCGACAGGTTCTGCGCCTTGGCTTCGGCCAGTTGGGCGGGCGTCAGGGTCAGGACGCAGCTGAATACGAAGAACATCACCATCGCCACCATCAGCAGGTGGGCGCGGCACAGGATCTGGCCGCTGCGCTCATCGGCGTGCACGCCGTAGCGGCGCTTCTGGTCCACGGCAAAGGCCGAGATGATGGGCGAGTGGTTGAACGAGAACACCATCACCGGAATGGCCAGCCACAGCGTGTGCAGGAATGCCGAACCCGACGGCAGCTCGGTGGCGGTGGTGAGGA
It encodes:
- the ccoN gene encoding cytochrome-c oxidase, cbb3-type subunit I, with protein sequence MSTHQQAQAYNYKVVRQFVVMTVFWGIVGMAMGVWIASQLVWPELNLELPWTSFGRLRPLHTSLVIFGFAGSAQFAASYYAVQRTCQVRLFSDKLAAFTFWGWQATIVIMLVSLPLGLTTTKEYAEIEFTGAVWMAIVWVAYGVVFFATLLRRKAKHIYVGNWFFGAFIVVIAMLHVVNHLSIPVSWFKSYPVYSGATDAMVQWWYGHNAVGFFLTTGFLGMMYYFVPKQVGRPVYSYRLSIVHFWALITLYIWAGPHHLHYTALPDWAQSLGMAMSLILLAPSWGGMINGMMTLSGAWHKLRDDPILRFLVLSLAFYGMSTFEGPMMAIKTVNALSHYTDWTIGHVHAGALGWVAMITFGSLYHMIPKVFGRERMYSTGLINAHFWLATIGTVLYIASMWVNGITQGLMWRATNDDGTLTYSFVEALVASHPGFLVRFVGGVCFLAGMLLMAYNTWRTVRVADERLAFSNARIA
- a CDS encoding efflux RND transporter permease subunit produces the protein MNLSAPFIRRPVATMLLSLAIMLLGGVSFGLLPVAPLPQIEFPVIVVQANLPGASPEVMASTVATPLERSMGAISGVTTLTSSSSQGSTRVILGFDQGRDVDAAAREVQAAINASRNLLPSGMRSMPTYKKFNPSQAPIMVLALTSSVLQKGQLYDLASTILSQSLSQVPGVGEVQIGGSSLPAVRIELEPQLLNQYGVALDDVRQTIANANQRRPKGFIEDGQRNWQVQANDQLEKAKDYEPLVIRYQDGAVLRLSHVAKVSDAVENRYNSGFFNDQQAVLLVINRQTGANIIETVNKIKEQLPALESLMPASVKLDVAMDRSPVITATLKEAEHTLIIAVVLVVLVVFLFLGNLRASLIPTLAVPVSLVGTFAVMYLCGFSLNNLSLMALILATGLVVDDAIVVLENISRHIDEGVPPMRAAFLGAKEVGFTLLSMNLSLVVVFVSILFMGGIVGSLFREFSITLAAAIIVSLVVSLTLTPMLCARWLKAHPEGEQTRLQRWSEQLNQRMMAGYARTLDWVLRHRRLTLLSLLVTIAVNIALYVVVPKTFLPQQDTGQLMGFVRGDDGLSFQVMQPKMEIYRRALLKDPAVQSVAGFIGGNSGTNNAMILVRLKPISERKDSAQKIIERLRKEMPKVPGGRLFLMADQDLQFGGGRDQSTSQFLYTLQSSELSALREWYPKVVAAFKALPELTAIDAREGGGTEQITLVVDREQAKRLGIDMSMVTSVLNNAYSQRQISTIYDSLNQYQVVMEVNPKYAQDPRTLEQVQVITAEGARVPLSTFAHYENSLADDRVSHEGQFASENINFDVAEGYSQDQALAAVERAVAKVGLPEDVIAKVGGTGDAFAKSQEGQPWMILGALLAVYLVLGILYESYIHPLTILSTLPSAGVGALLTLYVVGSEFSLISLLGLFLLIGVVKKNAIMMIDLALQLERHEHLTPEESIRRACLLRLRPILMTTLAAILGALPLLLSHAEGSEMRQPLGLTIIGGLVFSQVLTLYTTPVVYLYLDRLRHRFNHWRGVRTDAALETPL
- a CDS encoding efflux transporter outer membrane subunit; this translates as MTRRPILSNRTLQLLGARGSRLLTCSLCLAMLSACTLSPDYHRPQSPTPAQFKHAAGWSQANPSDALARGAWWELYGDARLNGLVDELNASNQTVAQYEAQYRQAQALVRSARGALFPSLDLNAGKTRSSQGTGSSSSSLSNNSSGIRNTYSTTLGVSWEADLWGKLRDSLAANEASAQASLADMAAIRLSLQSELVQNYLQLRVMDEQKRLLEATVVAYQRSLTMTENQYRAGVSGKDAVAQAQTQLKTTQADLVDLVWQRAQLENAIAVLLGKAPADFALADSQDIPALPQVPLALPSQLLERRPDIASAERKVMSANASIGVAKAAYFPDLTLSLNGGYSSSSFNDWISLPNRFWSVGPQLAMTLFDGGQRSAEVDRTEAVYDQTVAQYRQAVLDGFKEVENYLVQLKVYEDEARIRSEALDSARESLRLTNNQYKAGLIAYLDVVNVQTTALSNERSVLNLLQGRLVASVQLIAALGGGWEAPSAFAEAP
- a CDS encoding cbb3-type cytochrome c oxidase subunit 3, whose translation is MNEWLYALYCLTGVLFFYLVTSACLRGHSREVDDQVSLIPFADDPLVAQRVAQAIGKPVPAEKPDAAMKA